In a genomic window of Alteromonas gilva:
- a CDS encoding nucleotidyltransferase family protein — MSEDNLSRLYITADKTVLDALKQMDRVAKKLLILVDEESTYQNLISVGDLQRAVINNVPLSAKIAELKIDAKWVCNKSDSFSHIKRTMAKIRCDFMPVVDEHNNVIAIHYWNNVFGGADRYKSKVCKAIPVVIMAGGKGTRLKPISNVLPKPLTPVGERTILEEIIDQFQAVGCDKFHLSVNYKKELIQYFVDGFKSDDYSIDYVCESKPLGTAGSLALLRDKIDNTFFVTNCDILINQNLDEVLGYHRRNCNKITLIAALKHHKLSYGTLKTGDDGVLLALEEKPEFTFKINTGVYLLEPEVFEFLQDDEYMDITDLIETVKNSGGQVGVFPISDKSWMDIGEWPEYIKTVHSLSDDDNFNGLIFN; from the coding sequence ATGAGCGAAGACAATCTCTCGCGGTTATATATTACTGCTGATAAAACGGTCCTGGATGCGCTTAAACAGATGGACCGCGTAGCCAAAAAGCTTCTTATTCTGGTAGATGAAGAATCGACATACCAAAACCTGATATCGGTTGGTGATTTACAACGCGCAGTTATCAATAACGTACCGCTAAGCGCTAAAATTGCAGAACTGAAAATTGATGCGAAGTGGGTATGTAACAAAAGCGATTCATTTAGCCACATCAAGCGAACCATGGCTAAAATTCGTTGTGACTTTATGCCAGTGGTTGATGAGCATAATAACGTAATAGCTATACATTACTGGAATAATGTTTTTGGAGGCGCTGACCGATACAAAAGTAAAGTCTGTAAAGCTATCCCGGTTGTTATTATGGCGGGGGGGAAAGGTACCCGGCTAAAACCTATCTCTAATGTGTTGCCAAAACCGCTGACTCCGGTTGGTGAACGTACCATCCTGGAGGAAATTATCGACCAATTCCAGGCTGTAGGGTGTGATAAATTTCATCTGTCAGTCAACTATAAGAAAGAGTTGATTCAGTATTTTGTCGATGGCTTTAAGTCCGATGACTACAGTATAGATTATGTATGTGAGAGCAAGCCTTTAGGCACAGCGGGCTCACTGGCTTTATTGCGGGATAAAATTGACAATACTTTTTTTGTCACAAACTGCGACATTCTTATCAACCAAAACCTTGATGAAGTACTGGGATATCACCGCAGAAACTGCAATAAAATAACACTGATAGCTGCGTTAAAACACCACAAATTGTCTTATGGTACGCTGAAGACTGGGGACGATGGAGTTTTATTAGCTCTGGAAGAAAAACCCGAATTTACTTTTAAGATTAATACTGGTGTTTATTTATTAGAACCCGAAGTGTTTGAGTTTCTGCAGGATGATGAATATATGGACATAACAGATCTTATCGAGACGGTTAAAAACTCGGGCGGCCAGGTAGGCGTTTTTCCAATTAGTGATAAATCCTGGATGGATATTGGTGAATGGCCTGAATATATAAAAACAGTGCACTCACTATCCGATGACGATAACTTTAACGGGTTGATTTTTAACTAA
- a CDS encoding LegC family aminotransferase, with protein sequence MNALVDFVRSIYNRNDFIALHEPRFSSQEHRFLHDVVDSTFVSSVGKYVDQFEDDIMRYTGANGAVAVVNGTAALHTCLHALDIANGDLVLTQAVSFVATANAVKMAGAEPVFIDIARDSLSLCPDALKEFLTNQTSLTQDGQCIHNSTRKLVKAILVVHTFGHPARLNELLEVAKTWNIPLVEDAAESFGSFYEDQHTGTFGHYGAISFNGNKIITTGGGGMILTKSSKTARQIKHITTTAKVSHPYEYYHDEFGFNYRMPNLNAALGCAQFASFENVLQQKRELADKYQAFFSGTDYEFVTEPSYARSNYWLNAVICHDAAAKVSLLESTNKQGIMTRPLWQLLNSLPMYKRSISTDLTNSEWLAARCVCLPSGTFKEVE encoded by the coding sequence ACGCTTTAGTCGATTTTGTTCGCTCGATATACAATCGCAATGATTTTATTGCTTTGCATGAACCACGATTCTCCAGTCAGGAACATCGTTTTTTACATGATGTTGTCGATTCTACTTTTGTATCTTCTGTAGGCAAATATGTAGACCAATTTGAAGATGACATTATGCGTTACACAGGTGCAAATGGAGCTGTAGCCGTAGTCAATGGCACCGCTGCTTTGCATACATGTTTGCATGCGTTGGATATAGCCAACGGTGATCTGGTACTTACTCAGGCGGTATCCTTTGTTGCGACAGCCAATGCAGTCAAAATGGCTGGAGCAGAACCGGTTTTTATCGATATTGCTAGAGATAGCCTGAGTCTGTGCCCAGATGCATTGAAAGAATTCCTTACCAATCAAACTTCGCTTACCCAAGATGGTCAGTGTATCCATAACTCAACTCGTAAGCTCGTCAAAGCGATTTTAGTCGTGCATACATTTGGTCATCCGGCACGATTAAATGAATTGCTTGAAGTTGCTAAGACCTGGAACATTCCTCTTGTAGAGGATGCTGCAGAGAGCTTTGGAAGTTTCTACGAGGACCAGCATACTGGAACGTTTGGACACTATGGGGCTATTAGCTTTAATGGAAATAAAATTATAACGACTGGTGGTGGGGGGATGATACTTACAAAAAGCAGTAAAACTGCTCGCCAAATAAAGCACATTACAACCACTGCAAAAGTCTCTCATCCTTACGAATATTATCATGATGAGTTTGGTTTTAATTACCGCATGCCTAACCTGAATGCGGCATTAGGTTGTGCGCAGTTTGCTTCGTTTGAGAATGTTTTACAGCAAAAGCGTGAATTAGCGGATAAGTATCAGGCTTTTTTTTCGGGCACAGACTATGAATTTGTTACTGAACCATCCTATGCCCGGTCAAATTATTGGCTAAACGCTGTAATTTGTCACGATGCGGCAGCAAAAGTGTCTTTATTAGAGTCCACAAATAAACAAGGCATCATGACCAGACCGCTTTGGCAATTGCTGAATAGTTTGCCGATGTATAAACGCTCTATCAGCACTGATCTCACTAATTCTGAATGGTTAGCAGCACGTTGTGTCTGTCTACCCAGCGGCACCTTTAAGGAGGTAGAGTAA